AGCAGAGAGGTCATCTCGATGCCCAGGAAGACGGAGTTGACCGCCAACAGCACGCCGATCCCCAATGTGCCGACGGCATCGAAGACGGTGTTGCCGGTGATCGCCGATACCGCCACGGCGACGAGCGCGATCCCGAGCCCCACTAGGGCGCCGGTGTCCTCCACAAGCAGCACAGCCAGTTCGGGTATGCGGGTGCTCCGCACGAAGCGAACCCAACCCTGGCCTCTTCTTGTCTGGTTGGCGGCCGCTACACCGGCTCGGAACGACAGGGCCTCGAGGCCGATGGCTACCACGAGGATGCCGAGCGCGATCGGCAGGTCGTCGAGCGGGTGGGGATGTATCAGCTTGTTCACACCCTCGGCCAGCGAGAAGACAGCTCCCAGGCCGAACAGCAGAAGCGCGACGATGAAGGCGCCCAGAAAGCGGACAGCCCCATACCCGAAGGGATGGCTCGGGTCGGGGCGTCGCTCCGACTGGCGCCTGCCGACGAGGAGCAAGGCTTGATTGCCTGTGTCGGCCACCGAGTGCGCGAACTCGGCCACCATCGAGCCCGAGCCCGTGATCAGGAAGCCGACCAGCTTGGCCGCCGCCACCCCGAGGTTGGCGACAAGAGCCACCGCCACGGCCCGGAACCCGGCGTGGCTGGCACCTGGAGCTGATGACCCGTGTCGCTGGTCTCCCTCCATGGGGCTCACCCGGATGGACGGGCCGTCAGCCGCTCTGGGTCCACACCGTCATCCTGGCAGAGATCGCAACTGGTCGGGACAGCACCCGCGTCCGCGATTCGTTCGCGACCTCAATGGGTCGTTCCCAAGATGCGGGTCCGCTCGTAAGCTGAGGGCGTGGTGGGCGGTCATCTGAGACGAGGCGGCCGACGGTGACTGGACCGCGACGCCGGTGATAGTCGACCTCATTCTCATCGGCCTGGCGATAACAGTCTTTCCGGTCCCCCTCACTGCATTCATCCTCATCCTCTCCTCGAGGGGTGGAGTGAGGAAGGGCGGCGCGTTCATCTTCGGTTGGGTGCTCTCGCTCAGCATCGTGGTCACGGTCACGATTCTCGCCACCGGCAACAAGCCTCCGAAGTCGAGCAGCGCACCTTCGGTCGCAGCCCTCGTCGTGAAGATCATGATCGGAATCGTCCTGCTGGGCATCGCAGAGCGCCAGCGCCGCAAGATGGGACGACCCAGACCACCGAGAAAGACCCCGAAGTGGCAGACGGGGATCGACAACATGTCGTTGTGGTTCGCAATCGGCCTCGCTCCCTTCGTGCAGCCCTGGGGACTCATCGCCGCCGGCGTTACTGTCATCGTCGAGGCCAAGCTCTCGTCCTGGCAGAGCTTCCTCGGACTGATCTTCTTCGGCATCCTCTCGACATCCACTCTTCTGGGGATGGAGATCCTCGCCGTGGTACGACCCGAGCGCGCCGATGCCGTCCTCTCAAGCGTGAAGTTGTGGATCGACACCCACACGGGCCAGCTCATCTTCGCCGTCTGCCTAGCACTGGGCTTGTGGCTGATCGGACACAGCAGCTACCAGCTCGCCACCTAGTGCTTCAGCGAGCGAGGCGCTCTAGTCCCGTCCGCTGCACCGTCGTCCTCTTCTCCATGCCTGCCGGTACGAACTGGCCACCGTATCGCCGTCCGAGATGGCCTCGACGGGCTACGCCATCGCCGGGCCCGATGGCTTTATGTTCTGGTTGAGACGAAAGAGGTTTCCCGCGTCGTAGCGACGCTTCAGCTTCTGTAGCCGCGCGTACGTCTCTGGACCGAAAGCCGCCTTCACCCGGTCTTCACCCTCGTCGCCAATGAAGTTGAGGTAGACCCGCCCAGTAGCGAACGACTTCATCGCGGCACCAAACTCCTGGGTCCAGACGATGTTGGCCTCGTCATCGGCGATATCGGTCCACATCGACATGATATGGATGTTGAACGGGGCCTGGCGTTGCCCAATAGCCATGCGGTCGTCCGGAACCCGGCCGACCGCTCCCCCGCCCGGCACGAGGACGATCTGCGTCAGCGGGGACGGCTTCGAGAGGTGGTACCGGCAGATCGTTTCGATCGCCGCGTCTGGGAGACCGGTAAGGAACTCAGCAGTCCAGTAGTTGCGCATACCCTTCTGGTTGCCTGGATCGATCAACCTCTGCACGGCCAGGTAGGGCATGGGCTGGACCATGTCCATCGCCGGCGGGCCGAAGTCTCGAAGAGGACGCAGGGCCTTCTCGCCATCCTCGACGTGCCCCGCATAGCAGAGGACTACACCCACGACAGGTTGTCCGCGCACGGGTTCGGGGACGAATTCCTCCGGCGGCGCCGTGATGAGCGCCACGCCGCCACCGACCTCATCGGGCGCGCCCGCCATGACGTCGCGGAAGTTGCCGAGGACGGCGGCGGCCATCGGCGCTGGGTACATGAGCATTCCACCCAGGACAATTGGCCCGACCGGGTGCAGGCGGAGCTCGAAGGAGGTGACGACGCCGAAGTTCCCGCCACCACCGCGAGTACCCCAGAAGAGCTCCTCGTTCTCGCTCTCCGACGCAGCGACCACCTGGCCATCGGCAGTGACCATCTCCACGGAGATCACGTTGTCCACGGTGAACCCACATTTGCGCTCGAGCCATCCCGACCCGCTGCCGAGCACAAGGCCTGCAATCCCTGTGGTCGACACCCTGCCTCCGGTGACAGCCAGTCCGTGCTCTTGGGTCGCCGCGTCGAGCTCACCCCACGTGAGCCCCGCCTCGGCTCGGCAGGTGCGGGCTTCGGTGTCGATATCGACATTCTTCATCGGCCGCAGGTCGATCACGACGCCGTCGTCGCAGACCGCATTGCCCGTCACACCGTGGCCGCCGCCGTACACGGCCAGGGGCAGGGCAGCGCCGCGGGCGAACGTCACGGCCTGGGCTACGTCGTGCGCATCGGTGCAGCGGGCGATAACCGCGGGACGGCGGTCGATCATGCCGTTGAAGACGGCGCGAAGCTCGTCGTAGCGCGAGTCATCCGGGCGGACGACCTGACCCTTGAACCCCACCTCGAGCGAGGTCGTGCTGACCACCGACATCTGAAACCCCCCTCTCCCAACGACTCCTCGTTGGGAACCCGGGGTGATTGTAGCCGAGCATCCTGACCATTTTCTGCTCCACCGGCCCTAGAGGCCTATGGGCTCGCCGAACCCTGTGGCGACACACGGGCGGCCCAGGCCATGCTGGAGGCCGGTCGAGCCGTGGTGCCGAACAACGCATCCCACGGCGTAGACCGACCGTGAAGGGTCCAGGGGAGGCAGGATGCTCGCAGTTCCGGATCGATGGGGCGAGGTCGTCGATGTCGTGGTCCTCGGCTCCGGCGCGGCGGGATTGGCTGCGGCGACCCTTGCCCATGACGGCGGTGCCCAGGTGCTCGTGCTCGAGAAGGCGGACCTGATCGGCGGTACGACAGGCGTGTCCGGAGGGATGCCCTGGATCCCTATGAACCGCCACATGGCCGACGTAGGTGTCCCTGACTCTCGGGAGGAGGCGCTTGGCTACATCCGGCGCCTCACGCTCGGTCGGGAACCCGATCCGGAGCTCATCGAGAGGTACCTCGACATCGCGCCGGAGATGCTCGACTACCTCGAGACCAAGACACCGCTGCGCATGTCGGCGCCGCCGGGGTTCAACGACTACTACGCCCACCTGCCTGGCGGGAAGCCGGCTGGCCGATCCATCGAGCCCCTGCCCTTCGACGCTCGGGCCGAGCTCGGCCCGGAATGGGCGGCGAGGTTGCGTACGAGCCCGCATCTGCCGCCGCTGACGATGGCGGAGGGGGCCAAGTACCTGCGCGGCGATGCCACCCCGGACGTGGACTTGATCGTCCGCCGCCAGGAGTCCGACATACGGGTGCTGGGTCCGGCGCTCGTCGGAGCCCTGTTCAAGGGTCTCCTCGATCGAGGAGTGGAGGTGCGTACCTCGTCGCCAGCATCCGACCTGGTAGGGAGCGACGCCGGAGTGCTCGGCGTCCAAGCCGAGCACGACGGCCGGCGGGAAGGCATCGGTGCCCGGCAGGGCGTCGTCTTCGCGTGCGGCGGCTTCGAATGG
This region of Acidimicrobiales bacterium genomic DNA includes:
- a CDS encoding cation transporter yields the protein MEGDQRHGSSAPGASHAGFRAVAVALVANLGVAAAKLVGFLITGSGSMVAEFAHSVADTGNQALLLVGRRQSERRPDPSHPFGYGAVRFLGAFIVALLLFGLGAVFSLAEGVNKLIHPHPLDDLPIALGILVVAIGLEALSFRAGVAAANQTRRGQGWVRFVRSTRIPELAVLLVEDTGALVGLGIALVAVAVSAITGNTVFDAVGTLGIGVLLAVNSVFLGIEMTSLL
- a CDS encoding GAP family protein; this encodes MIVDLILIGLAITVFPVPLTAFILILSSRGGVRKGGAFIFGWVLSLSIVVTVTILATGNKPPKSSSAPSVAALVVKIMIGIVLLGIAERQRRKMGRPRPPRKTPKWQTGIDNMSLWFAIGLAPFVQPWGLIAAGVTVIVEAKLSSWQSFLGLIFFGILSTSTLLGMEILAVVRPERADAVLSSVKLWIDTHTGQLIFAVCLALGLWLIGHSSYQLAT
- a CDS encoding FAD-binding oxidoreductase, coding for MSVVSTTSLEVGFKGQVVRPDDSRYDELRAVFNGMIDRRPAVIARCTDAHDVAQAVTFARGAALPLAVYGGGHGVTGNAVCDDGVVIDLRPMKNVDIDTEARTCRAEAGLTWGELDAATQEHGLAVTGGRVSTTGIAGLVLGSGSGWLERKCGFTVDNVISVEMVTADGQVVAASESENEELFWGTRGGGGNFGVVTSFELRLHPVGPIVLGGMLMYPAPMAAAVLGNFRDVMAGAPDEVGGGVALITAPPEEFVPEPVRGQPVVGVVLCYAGHVEDGEKALRPLRDFGPPAMDMVQPMPYLAVQRLIDPGNQKGMRNYWTAEFLTGLPDAAIETICRYHLSKPSPLTQIVLVPGGGAVGRVPDDRMAIGQRQAPFNIHIMSMWTDIADDEANIVWTQEFGAAMKSFATGRVYLNFIGDEGEDRVKAAFGPETYARLQKLKRRYDAGNLFRLNQNIKPSGPAMA